One segment of Leuconostoc lactis DNA contains the following:
- a CDS encoding glycosyltransferase family 4 protein: MKVLLYFENQKWIAKSGIGRALKLQQAALSYTDVTVTTDPKSQDYDVLHINTYGVKSHHMVNAAHKMGKKVVYHGHSTYEDFRNSFTGSNLIAPLFKRYLVSLYQKADALITPTPYSKQLLRGYRLSQPITPISNGIPLDKYAPDADKVAKFRTYFDLSPDQKVVMSVGLFFERKGILDFVALAQRHPEYVFIWFGYTDLRLVPAKISRLIKGDHPRNLIFPGYITGEVIQGAYQGADLFLYPSFEETEGIVVLEALASKQKVLVRDIPVYKPWLQDGVNSYQAKDLEDFDAKMVKILNGELPDLSAAGYELAVARNLPAIGQQLQQVYEAVLEG; encoded by the coding sequence GTGAAAGTTTTACTGTATTTTGAAAACCAAAAGTGGATTGCAAAATCTGGCATCGGGCGTGCTTTAAAGTTACAACAAGCTGCTTTGAGCTATACGGATGTGACCGTCACAACGGATCCTAAGTCGCAGGATTATGATGTCTTACACATTAATACCTACGGCGTCAAGAGCCATCACATGGTCAATGCGGCCCATAAGATGGGCAAAAAGGTTGTCTATCATGGGCACTCCACTTACGAAGATTTTAGAAATTCATTTACCGGTTCAAATCTGATTGCACCATTATTTAAGCGTTATTTGGTGTCGCTATATCAAAAGGCGGATGCGTTAATTACGCCAACCCCATATTCTAAGCAGTTGTTGCGCGGCTATCGGTTATCACAACCTATCACGCCAATTTCTAATGGCATTCCGCTTGATAAATATGCGCCAGACGCTGACAAAGTTGCCAAATTTAGAACGTATTTTGATTTGTCACCAGATCAAAAAGTGGTGATGAGCGTGGGGTTATTTTTTGAGCGTAAAGGGATTTTAGACTTTGTTGCCTTAGCGCAACGTCATCCCGAATACGTCTTTATTTGGTTTGGATATACGGATTTGCGCTTGGTGCCCGCTAAGATTAGTCGTTTAATTAAAGGCGACCATCCACGTAATCTGATTTTCCCAGGTTATATTACTGGAGAAGTGATCCAAGGGGCCTATCAAGGCGCAGATTTATTTTTATATCCGTCCTTTGAAGAAACAGAAGGCATTGTTGTGTTAGAAGCCTTGGCATCCAAACAAAAGGTGCTGGTGCGTGATATTCCCGTCTATAAGCCTTGGTTACAAGATGGGGTGAATAGCTACCAGGCCAAGGACCTTGAAGATTTTGATGCTAAAATGGTCAAAATATTAAACGGCGAACTACCAGATCTGAGTGCGGCTGGCTATGAATTGGCTGTTGCCCGGAATTTACCGGCAATTGGCCAGCAGTTACAACAAGTTTATGAGGCAGTCTTAGAAGGGTAG
- a CDS encoding glycosyltransferase family 4 protein: MNIGLFTDTYFPQVSGVATSIKTLKDALEAQGHQVYIFTSTDPKVSKNKFEPHIYRFSSVPYVGFKDRRLAFRGLIQAVEIAKSVELDIVHTQTEFSLGLMGKFVARQLKIPAIHTYHTMYEDYTHYVAKGLLIGPKGVGTLMKAYMLGMSGVVAPSQLVQETLIRYGVKAPMRIIPTGVEMPRRGGSRVNLREKFGFTPEQPVILSLGRLAFEKNVSLTISAFSELLQTQPDARLVIAGDGPARKALEEQVAELNLTQEVLFVGMVDHDDVTDYYQMCNVFVSSSDTETQGLTFIEAIASDRPFVAMHSPYLDNLVDDEAIGTLVSDYDELLAGIEKYLTRPMTPADHALRQNKMQDVDADTFATRMLAFYQDVLDNYHSVDAEDEYPTDDEVGYMKRILRNPFRRN, from the coding sequence ATGAATATTGGTCTCTTTACGGATACGTATTTTCCACAAGTCAGTGGTGTGGCGACTTCGATCAAAACATTAAAAGATGCACTTGAAGCGCAGGGCCACCAAGTCTATATTTTCACTTCAACTGATCCGAAAGTGTCTAAAAATAAATTTGAACCCCATATCTATCGTTTTTCGAGTGTACCTTATGTTGGGTTTAAAGATCGTCGCTTAGCGTTTCGTGGGTTAATTCAGGCCGTTGAAATTGCAAAATCTGTTGAATTAGATATTGTGCATACGCAAACAGAGTTCTCGCTTGGTTTGATGGGGAAATTTGTGGCTCGTCAACTTAAAATACCAGCTATTCACACGTACCATACCATGTACGAAGATTACACGCATTACGTGGCAAAAGGGTTATTAATTGGGCCTAAAGGTGTTGGCACATTGATGAAGGCCTATATGTTGGGGATGTCTGGGGTCGTTGCCCCATCACAACTGGTACAAGAAACCTTGATTCGTTATGGCGTTAAGGCACCGATGCGTATTATTCCAACTGGTGTTGAAATGCCAAGACGTGGTGGTTCACGGGTTAATCTACGAGAAAAGTTTGGGTTTACCCCCGAGCAACCCGTGATTTTGTCACTGGGTCGTTTAGCATTTGAAAAGAACGTGTCGTTAACAATCTCTGCTTTTTCAGAATTGTTACAAACACAACCAGATGCCCGTTTAGTCATTGCTGGTGATGGCCCAGCACGTAAGGCGCTCGAAGAGCAAGTAGCCGAATTGAACTTAACTCAGGAAGTGTTATTTGTTGGTATGGTTGATCACGATGATGTGACCGACTATTATCAGATGTGCAATGTTTTTGTGAGCTCATCTGACACAGAAACACAAGGCCTCACGTTCATTGAAGCAATTGCGTCTGATCGGCCGTTTGTGGCGATGCACTCCCCTTATCTTGATAATTTGGTGGATGATGAAGCCATCGGGACATTAGTGTCAGATTATGACGAATTGTTGGCAGGGATTGAAAAATACCTCACGCGCCCAATGACGCCAGCTGATCACGCATTGCGTCAAAATAAAATGCAAGATGTTGACGCCGATACTTTTGCAACACGGATGTTGGCTTTTTACCAGGACGTTTTGGACAATTATCATTCTGTTGATGCAGAAGATGAATATCCAACGGATGATGAAGTTGGCTACATGAAGCGGATCTTGCGAAATCCATTTAGGAGAAATTAG
- a CDS encoding YkuJ family protein, translating into MTVEKTYPVSDLKQILARLRAMVDATDTPYQTRRFDAFGIEAVQVDYDQLTQIWTVHEHREVRQFQFDDIDLVAIEVYDVLHDFKLIF; encoded by the coding sequence ATGACAGTTGAAAAAACATATCCGGTGAGTGACTTAAAGCAAATTTTAGCACGGTTACGGGCAATGGTTGATGCGACGGATACGCCGTATCAAACGCGCCGTTTTGATGCTTTTGGTATCGAAGCCGTGCAAGTTGACTATGATCAACTCACACAAATTTGGACGGTCCATGAACATCGCGAAGTGCGTCAATTTCAATTTGATGATATTGACTTGGTCGCGATTGAAGTTTATGATGTCCTCCATGATTTTAAATTAATATTTTAA
- a CDS encoding ABC transporter ATP-binding protein/permease — MAFLELHDIRKSYYIGKTAFPVLKGINLNFEKGEFVSILGESGGGKSTLMNIIGGLDRNFEGQVVVNGETLDHTQAKKLDVYRRETIGYIFQSFNLINYQTNLENVETSLNMTTLSARERRQRATELLTKVGLADHIHKYPSQLSGGQKQRVAIARALAADPDIMIADEPTGALDAVNTAEVLALLEQIAQEGKLVIVVTHSQAVADYGTRIVHMADGIIDREQILKPKFPVPTETHRLHSRTLRRRAVWNMAFDHLKYKKLQNFLIVFGSAIGVFSVIFFLGLGNGVKSYIGDQVNALVNPNYQSVLRNTTADKKAPATERMRATMQARATDYTATTLDDQLLKQLRAVSGVDAVYPGGQYNNAIFTAGQVRSEPVQLVSWTPQYSNKIIKAGHQPKNGEVLIDRDFAKKIQSNYRQLIGQDIAFSYMAYDANNQPVMIKTTAKIGGITSGGQSGALFIQNWQTIQRDLTANHAVADANFAAVEIKDTARVKATMARIDAVKTNGQHVFVGVSVDEILSTVNTITSLASYVLAAIAGISLLVSAIMIIVTTYMSVSERTREIGVLRALGARAKDIRGLFTNEALLIGLIAAALGIAMAYVVQMLMNSALKGLIHFDIVQVSIGNVIFAVVIALFIALVASFVPSRRAAKLNTIDALAAD; from the coding sequence ATGGCATTTTTAGAACTACATGATATTAGAAAATCGTATTACATCGGTAAAACAGCATTTCCGGTCTTAAAGGGGATTAATTTAAACTTTGAAAAAGGCGAATTTGTGTCGATTTTAGGGGAATCAGGTGGCGGTAAATCCACGCTGATGAATATTATTGGTGGCTTGGATCGTAACTTTGAGGGTCAGGTGGTCGTCAATGGAGAAACTTTGGACCACACGCAAGCTAAAAAGTTAGACGTTTACCGCCGTGAAACGATTGGCTACATTTTCCAAAGCTTCAACCTGATTAATTATCAAACAAACCTGGAAAACGTCGAAACGAGTTTGAATATGACGACGTTATCAGCGCGTGAACGCCGACAACGTGCCACTGAATTGCTGACGAAGGTTGGCTTGGCCGATCATATTCACAAGTATCCCTCACAACTATCTGGTGGTCAAAAGCAACGTGTTGCCATTGCGCGAGCATTGGCCGCTGATCCAGATATTATGATTGCCGATGAACCAACGGGTGCACTAGACGCAGTTAACACGGCTGAAGTATTGGCCTTACTTGAGCAAATTGCCCAAGAAGGTAAATTAGTGATTGTGGTGACCCATTCACAAGCCGTTGCTGATTATGGCACGCGCATTGTGCACATGGCGGATGGCATTATTGATCGTGAACAAATCTTAAAGCCAAAGTTTCCGGTGCCAACAGAAACGCATCGCTTACACTCACGGACATTGCGCCGTCGGGCCGTCTGGAACATGGCGTTTGATCATCTAAAATACAAAAAGTTACAAAACTTTTTGATTGTGTTTGGTTCTGCCATTGGCGTTTTCTCAGTTATTTTCTTTCTTGGCTTGGGAAATGGCGTCAAAAGCTACATTGGGGATCAAGTCAATGCGTTGGTCAACCCAAATTATCAAAGCGTTTTACGCAATACAACAGCTGATAAAAAAGCACCTGCAACGGAACGTATGCGTGCAACGATGCAGGCGAGAGCGACCGATTATACAGCCACAACATTGGATGACCAGTTATTAAAACAATTGCGTGCGGTATCAGGTGTTGATGCTGTTTACCCTGGTGGCCAATACAACAATGCGATTTTCACCGCTGGCCAAGTGCGTTCTGAACCCGTACAACTGGTATCTTGGACGCCACAGTATTCCAATAAAATTATTAAGGCCGGTCATCAACCAAAAAATGGTGAAGTTTTGATTGATCGTGATTTTGCCAAGAAAATTCAGTCAAATTATCGTCAGCTTATTGGTCAAGATATTGCCTTTAGTTATATGGCATATGATGCCAATAACCAACCTGTGATGATTAAAACAACTGCCAAAATTGGTGGCATCACGAGTGGGGGACAATCAGGGGCCTTATTTATCCAAAATTGGCAAACGATTCAACGTGACTTAACGGCAAATCATGCCGTAGCGGATGCGAATTTTGCTGCCGTTGAAATCAAAGATACAGCGCGCGTGAAAGCAACCATGGCACGTATTGACGCAGTCAAAACTAACGGCCAACACGTCTTTGTGGGCGTCTCAGTAGATGAGATTCTCAGCACGGTCAACACGATTACGAGTTTGGCATCTTATGTGTTGGCAGCTATTGCCGGCATCTCATTGTTAGTATCAGCCATTATGATTATTGTCACGACTTACATGTCCGTGTCTGAACGTACTCGAGAAATTGGGGTCTTACGTGCACTTGGCGCACGGGCGAAGGATATTCGTGGGTTATTCACTAATGAAGCGCTGTTAATTGGCTTGATTGCAGCTGCTTTGGGCATTGCGATGGCATATGTTGTCCAAATGCTCATGAATAGCGCCCTGAAAGGCCTCATTCATTTTGATATCGTGCAAGTGTCGATTGGCAACGTCATCTTTGCTGTTGTGATTGCGTTGTTCATCGCGCTGGTGGCCAGCTTTGTACCGTCACGACGGGCAGCAAAACTCAATACAATTGATGCGTTAGCAGCAGATTAA
- a CDS encoding ABC transporter ATP-binding protein: protein MHDFQRAMRYFYRYLKRYWLSLGFVVVVTILSTYFQVKAPVYMGQAITELSRYLSDVMNPATHAIASKTLFYNALIAMMICFTLSAGTMFISSFLSSRISAKTSGQMRIGLFGKLQRMTIKYFDTHQDGKILSLFTSDLDNIFNAMNQAIFELLSQAILYIGVIWMMFGQNVKLAWVTMASTPLAILVAGFVIMQARKNINKQQEAMGEMNGYINEQINGEKVIITQGLQQSSVAGFLPYNEKVKQATFKGQVYSGLLFPLMQGLSLLNLAIVIFFGSWLVVHDGMDKAVGLGLIVVFVNYSQEYYQPITQITSIYNMLQLAMTGAQRLSDVHDQPEEVSPKDGQQLTNLKREVALNDVHFGYQPDKEILHGVSIDVKKGQMVALVGPTGSGKTTIMNLLNRFYDVTGGSVTFDGVDVRQLDLKSLRDHVGIVLQDSVLFTGTVADNIKFGRPEAHDDDMIDAAKQANIHDFIMSLPDGYQTKVNDESSVFSTGQKQLLSIARTILTNPDFLILDEATSNVDTVTEARIQAAMDNVIAGRTSFVIAHRLKTILGADKIVVLKDGKVIEEGTHDELVAENGFYAELYHNQMVFD from the coding sequence ATGCATGATTTTCAACGCGCAATGCGCTATTTTTATCGTTACTTGAAACGCTACTGGCTGAGTCTCGGTTTTGTGGTGGTTGTGACAATTTTGTCGACTTATTTCCAAGTCAAAGCACCCGTTTACATGGGGCAGGCGATTACAGAACTTTCCCGTTATCTTAGTGACGTGATGAATCCGGCAACCCATGCGATTGCCAGCAAGACGCTATTTTACAATGCATTGATTGCCATGATGATTTGCTTTACGTTATCAGCGGGGACAATGTTTATCTCTAGCTTTTTGTCGTCAAGAATTTCAGCTAAAACATCTGGGCAAATGCGTATTGGCTTATTCGGTAAGCTACAACGGATGACCATCAAGTATTTTGATACTCATCAAGATGGTAAAATTTTGTCCTTGTTTACGTCTGATTTGGATAACATTTTCAATGCGATGAACCAAGCAATCTTTGAATTGCTCTCGCAAGCGATCCTCTATATTGGGGTCATTTGGATGATGTTTGGCCAAAATGTCAAACTAGCTTGGGTTACGATGGCCTCGACACCATTGGCCATTTTGGTTGCGGGGTTTGTTATTATGCAAGCCCGCAAAAACATTAACAAGCAACAAGAAGCCATGGGTGAAATGAACGGCTACATCAACGAGCAAATCAATGGTGAAAAAGTGATTATCACGCAAGGTTTGCAACAATCGTCGGTTGCTGGGTTCTTGCCTTATAATGAAAAAGTGAAACAAGCCACGTTTAAGGGACAGGTTTATTCTGGTTTGCTCTTCCCGTTGATGCAGGGGCTATCTTTACTGAACTTGGCGATTGTGATTTTCTTTGGCTCTTGGTTAGTAGTGCATGATGGGATGGATAAGGCGGTCGGTCTGGGATTGATTGTCGTGTTTGTTAACTATTCACAAGAATATTACCAACCCATTACGCAAATCACGTCGATTTATAACATGTTGCAACTGGCCATGACGGGGGCACAACGGTTGTCTGATGTGCATGATCAACCAGAAGAAGTGTCGCCCAAAGATGGCCAACAACTCACCAATTTGAAGCGTGAAGTCGCGTTAAACGACGTCCATTTTGGTTATCAACCAGATAAAGAAATTCTACACGGTGTGTCGATTGATGTGAAAAAAGGCCAGATGGTGGCGTTAGTCGGGCCAACTGGATCTGGTAAAACGACTATTATGAATCTGTTAAACCGCTTTTATGATGTGACGGGTGGTTCGGTTACCTTTGATGGGGTTGACGTTCGGCAATTAGATTTGAAATCATTGCGTGATCATGTCGGGATTGTCCTACAAGATTCAGTCTTGTTTACCGGAACAGTGGCCGATAACATCAAATTTGGTCGGCCGGAAGCGCATGATGACGACATGATTGATGCGGCCAAGCAAGCTAATATTCATGACTTTATCATGAGTTTACCGGACGGTTATCAAACCAAGGTAAATGACGAAAGTTCTGTTTTCTCAACGGGACAAAAACAATTATTGTCGATTGCACGCACAATTTTAACTAATCCTGATTTCTTAATACTAGATGAAGCGACGTCAAACGTTGATACGGTGACGGAAGCGCGCATCCAAGCAGCGATGGATAATGTGATTGCTGGTCGGACAAGCTTTGTGATTGCCCATCGTTTGAAGACAATTTTGGGTGCGGATAAAATTGTGGTCTTAAAAGACGGTAAAGTGATTGAAGAAGGCACGCATGACGAACTGGTAGCAGAAAACGGTTTTTACGCGGAACTTTATCATAATCAAATGGTTTTTGACTAA
- a CDS encoding lysylphosphatidylglycerol synthase transmembrane domain-containing protein, with protein MSKTDKVSAIVVVILTGVVVYFLTTELRGKGYQLNLALKHLDWRWLVGGLIMMLLSILLEAIATYVMLNKSDRHKTSVIALLRVPLLNLLGTGLTPFATGGQPAQLFGMTRAGVEAGRAMSVILMKFLVYQVVVVIFFIIGYFSAEHFIYGQVDPTFANFIPFAIAIHAVVIIGILLVMFWPALTLKLVDMVSPIFQKMLSRERYDKLLATITQKVANFHRESRRVISSWESLVGATVFTVLQLMVFYLIPYFVIRAFGYAQVNPWLIITMNIMIVMVISLFPIPGGVGGAELSFQLLFSPFVKNPATLILVILIWRLITYYFGLFAGIIAYMVPARSVSREERP; from the coding sequence ATGTCTAAAACAGATAAAGTTTCTGCTATTGTTGTCGTGATATTGACTGGTGTTGTTGTTTATTTTTTGACAACAGAATTACGTGGTAAAGGCTATCAACTTAATTTGGCGTTAAAGCACCTTGACTGGCGGTGGTTAGTCGGGGGACTGATTATGATGCTTTTGTCTATTTTGCTTGAGGCGATTGCCACTTATGTCATGCTCAACAAATCAGATCGTCACAAGACATCTGTCATAGCTTTGTTACGTGTGCCATTGCTTAATTTACTTGGGACAGGCTTAACACCGTTTGCAACTGGTGGCCAACCAGCGCAGTTGTTTGGGATGACGCGTGCTGGTGTTGAAGCCGGACGCGCCATGTCCGTCATTCTCATGAAGTTTTTAGTTTACCAGGTTGTCGTCGTGATATTCTTTATCATCGGTTACTTTTCGGCGGAACATTTTATTTACGGACAGGTTGATCCCACATTTGCTAATTTTATTCCATTTGCCATTGCGATTCATGCCGTCGTGATTATCGGGATTCTGTTAGTCATGTTCTGGCCAGCATTGACCCTCAAATTAGTGGATATGGTATCACCGATATTCCAAAAAATGTTATCGCGTGAGCGTTATGATAAGTTATTGGCCACGATCACTCAGAAAGTTGCCAATTTTCACCGTGAGTCACGGCGTGTGATTAGCAGCTGGGAATCATTGGTCGGTGCCACCGTGTTTACCGTGTTGCAATTGATGGTTTTTTATCTTATTCCGTATTTTGTCATTCGCGCGTTTGGTTATGCCCAGGTGAATCCTTGGTTAATTATCACGATGAACATCATGATTGTGATGGTCATTTCCCTATTCCCAATCCCTGGTGGGGTTGGGGGCGCGGAATTGAGTTTCCAATTGCTATTTTCACCATTTGTTAAAAATCCAGCAACGTTAATTTTGGTGATCTTAATTTGGCGTCTCATTACGTACTATTTTGGTCTGTTTGCTGGTATTATTGCCTATATGGTACCTGCGCGATCAGTTAGTAGAGAGGAGCGACCATGA
- a CDS encoding ABC transporter ATP-binding protein, translating into MQILKKHAKPYRREIAMSILAVVIMAGASLWQPRLLQQVMNAIIADNQQAVWSNGIALISLAVIGLLAGVINTIFAAKVSQGIAADIRADEYRKIQSFSFGNIEAFSAGNLVVRMTNDVNQVQQLVMMFLQTLTRIPILFLGAFILALMTLPRLWWIVILMVILIVLSSQVVFKQMGKYFAKIQHLIDRTNTLAKEDLQGVRVVKSFNQEANETARFTDNSDELTRVNMMIGYLFSTMIPMFMLISYIAIGASVWFVGQSVVAHPEDLAAITSFIAYLMQIFFAILIGGMMSTFASRGFVSLGRIKEIFDTKPDLTFNPNAPAINLTGDVAFENVSFTYPGDTQPALTDISFKIKAGEMIGIVGATGSGKTTLAQLIPRLYDPTTGEVLVGGVNLKDVNEKSLRSAVSFVLQRAILFSGKISDNLRQGKSDATSAEFQRAAEIAQAAEFVNRYEDGFEHLVEERSANFSGGQKQRLSIARGVVGSPKILILDDSTSALDARSEKLVQEALDKELAGTTTIVIAEKISSVLHADRILVLDDGRLVGSGSHAELLASSAIYREIYETQKAKGGE; encoded by the coding sequence ATGCAGATTTTAAAAAAACACGCCAAACCTTACCGCCGCGAGATTGCCATGTCAATACTTGCGGTGGTGATTATGGCGGGTGCCTCTTTATGGCAACCACGCTTATTGCAACAAGTGATGAATGCCATTATTGCGGACAATCAACAAGCCGTGTGGTCAAACGGCATTGCGTTGATTAGCTTGGCCGTGATTGGTTTACTGGCTGGTGTCATCAATACTATTTTTGCCGCCAAGGTCTCTCAGGGGATCGCTGCCGATATACGTGCTGATGAGTATCGTAAAATTCAATCTTTTTCATTTGGCAACATTGAAGCCTTTTCGGCGGGTAATTTGGTTGTGCGGATGACTAATGATGTCAATCAGGTACAACAACTTGTCATGATGTTTCTCCAGACCTTGACGCGGATTCCCATTCTCTTTTTGGGTGCCTTTATTCTGGCATTAATGACGCTACCACGGTTATGGTGGATTGTGATCTTAATGGTGATCTTGATTGTGCTCTCCTCACAAGTTGTCTTCAAGCAAATGGGGAAGTATTTTGCTAAAATTCAACACTTAATTGATCGTACCAATACGTTAGCCAAGGAAGATTTACAAGGGGTTCGTGTCGTCAAATCATTCAATCAAGAAGCGAATGAAACGGCGCGTTTTACGGATAATTCCGATGAATTGACACGTGTGAATATGATGATTGGTTATCTGTTCTCAACCATGATTCCGATGTTTATGCTGATTTCATACATTGCTATCGGTGCTTCAGTCTGGTTTGTGGGGCAAAGTGTGGTTGCGCATCCGGAAGATTTGGCCGCGATTACATCATTTATCGCCTACTTAATGCAAATCTTTTTTGCCATTTTGATTGGAGGGATGATGTCGACCTTTGCGTCACGTGGTTTTGTGTCATTAGGTCGAATTAAGGAAATCTTTGATACCAAGCCTGATTTGACATTCAATCCGAATGCGCCAGCGATTAATTTAACCGGCGATGTGGCGTTTGAAAATGTCTCCTTTACGTATCCAGGTGATACACAACCTGCTTTGACCGATATTTCATTTAAGATTAAAGCGGGTGAAATGATCGGGATTGTTGGTGCAACTGGTTCAGGGAAAACGACGTTAGCCCAGTTGATTCCACGGCTCTATGACCCAACCACAGGTGAGGTCTTAGTGGGTGGCGTGAATTTGAAGGACGTCAATGAAAAATCATTGCGTTCAGCGGTGTCATTTGTTCTGCAACGGGCCATTTTATTTAGTGGCAAAATTTCGGATAACCTCCGGCAAGGTAAATCAGATGCCACCTCAGCTGAATTCCAACGTGCAGCCGAAATTGCGCAAGCAGCCGAATTCGTGAATCGTTATGAAGATGGGTTTGAACATCTGGTTGAAGAACGATCAGCGAACTTTTCTGGTGGTCAGAAACAGCGCTTGTCGATTGCTCGTGGGGTTGTCGGGTCCCCTAAAATTTTGATTTTAGATGATTCAACCTCGGCTTTGGATGCGCGTTCGGAAAAACTTGTGCAAGAAGCACTTGATAAAGAATTAGCGGGCACGACAACGATTGTGATTGCTGAAAAAATCAGCTCCGTCTTGCATGCCGATCGCATCTTGGTACTAGATGACGGTCGTTTAGTTGGCAGTGGGTCGCATGCGGAATTGTTGGCATCTTCAGCCATTTATCGGGAAATTTATGAGACGCAAAAGGCAAAAGGTGGTGAGTAA